A genomic stretch from Scomber scombrus chromosome 8, fScoSco1.1, whole genome shotgun sequence includes:
- the rgmd gene encoding RGM domain family, member D, producing MGRSGPQISAKRQLWDCVTLTMVVLSLLFRSAHCQQCRIQRCNAEYVAFTSPSSGLQEDVALDVDYCIALRAYALCTRRQARSCRGDLVYHSAVFRIKELFSQHNCSSDGPTSSAKVPSTSRPAMSELCDYENRVLVSGSAGQQKKYAHCGLFGDPHLRTFRDEFQTCKVEGAWPLIDNRFLSVQVTNVPVVLGSSATATSKITVIFKSYHGCTDQKVYQATTEDLPLAFQDGTRSGGESGSLTIVERGGSGVGRQVKIQARYIGTSIIVRRVGSYLTFAIRMPEDTLDFSEDNGGLQLCLHGCPRNELIKEHTLGRQQPRLPGAGQGTNTELGPLRPPHQVYTVERATAKCRETLQVEDVYFQSCVFDLLTTGDPEFSMAAYSALEDLKALPPSKLKQNPPRTPPPHNRGMSHTSAAVNSGSLLALLLLILLLL from the exons ctcaCTGCCAGCAGTGTCGAATCCAGCGCTGCAATGCGGAGTATGTGGCTTTTACCTCACCCTCTAGTGGGCTTCAGGAGGACGTGGCTCTGGATGTGGACTACTGCATCGCCCTGCGGGCCTATGCCTTGTGCACCCGCCGGCAGGCACGGAGCTGCCGGGGTGACCTGGTCTACCATTCGGCTGTCTTCCGCATTAAGGAGTTATTCTCTCAGCACAACTGCTCGAGCGACGGGCCCACCTCCTCTGCAAAGGTCCCCAGCACGTCTCGGCCGGCCATGTCAGAGCTGTGCGACTACGAGAATCGGGTCCTTGTCTCCGGCTCAGCTGGTCAGCAGAAGAAATATGCCCACTGTGGATTATTCGGAGACCCGCACCTACGGACTTTCCGAGACGAATTTCAGACCTGCAAGGTGGAAGGGGCGTGGCCTCTGATCGATAACCGCTTCCTGTCGGTGCAGGTGACCAATGTGCCCGTCGTCCTCGGCTCCAGCGCCACAGCGACCAGCAAG ATCACAGTGATTTTCAAGTCGTATCACGGCTGTACAGATCAGAAGGTGTACCAGGCCACCACAGAAGATCTGCCGCTTGCCTTTCAGGATGGAACCCGCAGCGGAGGTGAGAGTGGCAGCCTTACGATCGTAGAGCGAGGAGGCTCTGGCGTGGGCCGGCAGGTGAAGATACAGGCCCGTTACATCGGCACGTCCATCATCGTCCGGCGTGTGGGCAGCTACCTGACCTTCGCAATCCGCATGCCAGAAGACACCCTGGACTTCTCGGAGGACAATGGCGGTCTGCAGCTCTGCCTGCACGGATGCCCACGCAACGAGCTCATCAAAGAGCACACGCTGGGCCGCCAGCAGCCCCGCCTGCCAGGTGCTGGGCAGGGCACCAACACAGAGTTGGGTCCACTGCGGCCTCCTCACCAAGTCTATACGGTAGAGCGGGCCACAGCCAAGTGTAGAGAGACTCTGCAGGTGGAGGATGTGTACTTTCAGTCCTGCGTGTTTGACTTGCTGACCACAGGAGACCCTGAGTTCTCTATGGCAGCCTACAGCGCTCTGGAGGATTTAAAGGCGCTGCCACCCAGTAAACTGAAGCAGAATCCACCAAGGACTCCTCCTCCCCACAACAGAGGGATGTcacacacatcagcagcagtTAACAGCGGCTCCCTGCTCGCACTCTTACTCCTCATTCTGCtgcttttgtaa